A single Oncorhynchus nerka isolate Pitt River linkage group LG10, Oner_Uvic_2.0, whole genome shotgun sequence DNA region contains:
- the LOC115135145 gene encoding rap1 GTPase-GDP dissociation stimulator 1-like produces MADMESLTEALSAISVSTELVEQELKPHLDTLLAVLLEKKKGAAEEIASSGILPILAQSLRVKSPLTNQVALVVAEMAREVAVRDPCIDAGLVTVLVPLLNSADEELLLHTGRAIGRICFDNTAQQDQLVQCGVIPRLVAIMRENLENDPLVNVCLLALCNLADMDTTREALVEVGVAEVLTAQLKLATDAERRHIILEVLGSLGESDVLKLQFVESGVPEALSEMIRGLQGGSDPHDLCSIKIASNLIVSLLLGDESMQKCFGEGTGVVYRDVLSWLQSSNTQLQLSGALAIANFARNDSNCVKMLELGVVPHILTLLEQHVDEGDVSVQHAGLSALRNLAIPASNKVRMLEDGVTERIRTLLRSDMPPVQFKLLGTLRMMVDGQEEAAAVLGKDEVLLARIMEWCEARDHAGVRGEANRLLAALIRHSRAPEVINAVTKADGVRHLISMATSEHLIMQNEALVALAIASAIDIASMQESFREAELLPTLQKMLDDPVATVEFKFSALGLICSLANSSSMKEEMESLNLKETLNKLSGHSSINVATQADTVLAMLSETS; encoded by the exons ATGGCCGACATGG AATCTCTAACAGAGGCGTTGAGTGCCATCAGTGTGAGCACTGAGCTGGTAGAGCAGGAGTTGAAGCCTCATCTGGACACCCTGCTGGCTGTGCTACTGGAGAAGA AGAAGGGTGCTGCTGAGGAGATCGCCTCCAGTGGGATCCTTCCCATCTTAGCCCAGTCCCTCAGGGTGAAGAGTCCTCTCACCAACCAAGTGGCGTTGGTGGTTGCAGAAATGGCCAGGGAAG TGGCGGTGAGGGACCCGTGCATTGATGCGGGGCTGGTGACGGTTCTGGTGCCCCTGCTGAACAGTGCAGACGAGGAGCTGCTGCTCCACACTGGCAGAGCCATCGGACGCATCTGCTTCGACAACA cgGCCCAGCAGGATCAGCTGGTGCAGTGTGGGGTGATCCCCAGGCTGGTGGCCATCATGAGGGAGAACCTAGAGAACGACCCACTGGTCAACGTGTGTCTGCTGGCCCTCTGTAACCTGGCCGACATGG ACACGACGCGGGAGGCTCTGGTAGAGGTGGGCGTGGCGGAGGTGCTGACGGCTCAGCTAAAACTGGCTACTGACGCAGAGAGAAGACACATCATACTGGAGGTTCTGGGATCACTGGGAGAGAGTG ACGTTCTGAAGCTGCAGTTTGTGGAGTCGGGGGTTCCTGAGGCTCTGTCCGAGATGATTCGGGGGCTACAGGGTGGCTCTGACCCCCATGACCTCTGCAGCATCAAGATTGCCTCTAACCTCATCGTTTCCCTCCTGCTGGGAG ATGAGTCCATGCAGAAGTGTTTTGGCGAGGGCACGGGTGTGGTGTACCGGGATGTACTCTCTTGGCTACAGTCCTCCAACACTCAGCTGCAACTGTCTGGAGCCCTGGCCATCGCCAACTTTGCCAGGAACG acagtaactgtgtgaagatgttggagtTAGGGGTGGTTCCTCATATCCTGACCCTACTGGAGCAGCATGTGGACGAAGGCGACGTGTCCGTCCAACATGCCGGACTGAGTGCGCTCAGAAACCTGGCGATCCCAG CCAGTAATAAGGTGAGGATGCTGGAGGACGGGGTGACAGAGAGAATCAGGACCTTGCTGCGCTCTGACATGCCCCCAGTGCAGTTCAAACTGCTGGGCACCCTGCGCATGATGGTGGATGGACAAG AGGAGGCAGCTGCAGTGCTGGGTAAAGATGAGGTTTTGTTGGCGAGGATCATGGAGTGGTGTGAGGCACGGGACCATGCAGGGGTCAGGGGAGAGGCCAACCGCCTCCTGGCCGCCCTTATTAGACATAGCCGTGCCCCG GAAGTCATCAATGCTGTAACCAAAGCAGATGGGGTGCGACACCTCATCTCCATGGCAACCAGTGAACACTTGATCATGCAGAATGAAGCCCTGGTGGCCCTGGCGATTGCATCTGCCATTGACATCG CCTCCATGCAGGAATCATTCCGAGAGGCAGAGCTCTTGCCCACACTGCAGAAGATGCTGGATGACCCAGTGGCGACGGTGGAGTTCAAGTTCAGTGCCCTAGGGCTTATCTGTAGCCTGGCCAACTCCA GCTCGATGAAGGAAGAAATGGAATCTCTTAACCTGAAGGAGACGCTCAACAAGCTCTCTGGTCACTCCAGCATCAACGTAGCCACACAGGCTGACACAGTGCTGGCCATGCTTTCTGAAACCAGCTAG